A genomic region of Desulfuribacillus alkaliarsenatis contains the following coding sequences:
- a CDS encoding TVP38/TMEM64 family protein produces MAATASKKPLYLVLAFIIGIMVISSLQETYEHLTPEVLQGWVLSFGWYAPLVFLLLALIRPLVFFPITIYYLASGLAFGPLWGGVIALTGASISALVAYSIVYKTGTSFLSDKWIGRITYIKGRINNRGFRNILLIRLIPMLSFDLVSYAGGLAGIRMKTFLLATILGVTPRIFAYSYLGANVLDVGSQQFWIAIAVFLIIILASVLLAKAYQNRAKSDYNFK; encoded by the coding sequence ATGGCGGCAACGGCAAGTAAAAAACCATTATATTTAGTTCTAGCGTTTATCATCGGGATAATGGTCATTAGTTCACTGCAGGAAACCTATGAGCACTTAACACCTGAAGTATTGCAAGGTTGGGTACTATCCTTCGGTTGGTATGCACCGCTAGTTTTTTTGCTGCTGGCCTTAATACGTCCGTTAGTATTTTTCCCTATTACAATATATTATCTTGCAAGCGGCTTGGCGTTTGGGCCATTATGGGGAGGAGTAATTGCTTTAACAGGGGCATCAATTAGTGCTCTTGTTGCTTATAGCATTGTTTACAAAACAGGAACTAGCTTTCTTTCTGATAAATGGATAGGACGAATCACTTATATTAAGGGGAGGATAAATAATCGAGGGTTTCGAAATATACTATTAATCCGCTTAATACCTATGCTGAGCTTCGATTTAGTAAGCTATGCTGGTGGCCTTGCGGGAATAAGGATGAAAACATTTTTATTAGCGACAATTCTAGGAGTCACACCGAGGATATTTGCATACTCCTATTTAGGTGCTAATGTCTTAGATGTGGGAAGTCAACAGTTTTGGATAGCGATTGCTGTGTTTTTAATAATTATTCTAGCTTCCGTGCTGTTAGCGAAGGCTTATCAAAATAGAGCTAAGAGTGACTACAATTTTAAATAG
- the amrA gene encoding AmmeMemoRadiSam system protein A, with the protein MSKYLGAVVVPHPPIIVPEIGKGKEKEAQITVDGLVGIAKHISVLKPQVIICITPHGNVFSDGICVLDKAELSGSFANFGNPDLKLTKAVNQPFLATIKSTFQAEQIPSVFMDEKNAQQYQVSTELDHGCLVPLYYIDREYTNYEIVHITVGKMSTKELYEVGMALRTAIDNAGIPTVVMASGDLSHTLKEDGPYGYEPAGPEFDNKIVEAFRSNELQKIFSISEDVIEPAATCAMESIVITLGLFEGKKVDAHVLSYEGPFGVGYMNAILSGADIQSDSILQVIEQGIEERYNARKKSEDDYVQFARAVITEWVHNKQELDWSIYKELIKDEKIVKRLEQEQAGVFVSIHKQGQLRGCIGTIEPTSVKLADEMIRNAIAAASEDPRFAPVKPQELQLLDIKVDILHPPEAIDRKSQLDIERYGVIVESGDKRGLLLPNIDGINSIEEQVAIARQKAGIAADERVKMYRFEVERHEAK; encoded by the coding sequence ATGAGTAAATACTTAGGTGCAGTAGTTGTGCCACACCCACCTATAATTGTGCCAGAAATCGGCAAAGGCAAAGAAAAAGAAGCTCAGATAACCGTAGATGGTCTTGTCGGTATTGCTAAACATATTAGTGTCTTAAAGCCTCAAGTAATTATATGTATTACACCCCACGGAAATGTATTTTCTGATGGAATTTGTGTATTAGATAAGGCAGAGCTATCAGGTAGCTTTGCGAACTTCGGAAACCCAGATTTGAAATTAACTAAAGCTGTAAATCAGCCGTTTTTAGCTACGATTAAAAGCACGTTTCAAGCTGAACAGATTCCTAGCGTATTCATGGATGAGAAAAACGCCCAGCAATATCAGGTGAGCACAGAGCTCGACCACGGCTGTCTAGTGCCGCTATACTATATTGACCGTGAGTATACTAATTATGAAATCGTACATATTACTGTTGGTAAAATGAGTACTAAAGAGTTATATGAAGTAGGTATGGCCCTTAGGACGGCAATCGATAATGCAGGAATCCCAACAGTTGTCATGGCCAGTGGAGATTTATCCCATACACTTAAGGAAGACGGACCCTATGGATATGAGCCAGCTGGGCCTGAGTTTGATAATAAAATTGTGGAAGCTTTTAGATCCAATGAGCTCCAAAAAATATTCTCAATTTCAGAGGATGTAATAGAGCCTGCAGCCACCTGCGCCATGGAGTCGATTGTAATAACCCTAGGTTTGTTCGAAGGGAAGAAAGTTGATGCACATGTGCTTTCCTATGAAGGGCCCTTTGGTGTTGGCTATATGAATGCTATCTTATCAGGTGCTGACATTCAAAGTGACAGCATATTACAGGTAATAGAGCAGGGGATAGAGGAGCGCTATAATGCGCGTAAAAAGTCCGAGGATGACTATGTACAGTTTGCGAGAGCTGTCATTACGGAGTGGGTACATAATAAACAAGAACTAGATTGGTCTATCTATAAAGAGCTTATTAAAGACGAAAAAATTGTCAAACGCTTAGAGCAGGAGCAGGCTGGAGTCTTTGTATCGATACATAAGCAGGGGCAGCTTCGAGGCTGTATCGGTACGATTGAGCCAACGTCGGTTAAGCTAGCAGATGAAATGATTCGTAATGCAATCGCAGCTGCCTCGGAGGATCCGCGCTTTGCGCCAGTAAAGCCCCAGGAGCTACAGCTATTAGACATTAAAGTGGACATTCTGCATCCGCCTGAGGCAATAGATAGAAAAAGCCAGTTAGATATTGAACGCTATGGGGTTATCGTAGAATCAGGAGACAAGCGGGGATTATTATTGCCTAATATAGATGGTATTAACAGCATCGAGGAGCAGGTAGCAATAGCTCGCCAAAAAGCTGGTATTGCTGCTGATGAGCGGGTGAAGATGTACCGTTTCGAGGTCGAACGACACGAAGCAAAATGA
- a CDS encoding ABC transporter ATP-binding protein codes for MVSKVLEIENLKKQIKNKEIVKDVSLAVNEAEVFGFLGPNGAGKTTTIRMIVGLIKPTQGTVRIGGYDVQRQFTKAMEHVGCIIESPDMYRYMSGLANLKHFANMHKGVTQKRIDEVVELVGLKERIHDRVEEYSTGMCQRLGLAQAIMSKPKLLILDEPTNGLDPSGIREFRELVRMLAEQEGMGVFVSSHILSEIQLMCDKVGFIRNGTLLKTASIAELTKDQKTYWQVSDAEQAIRIFKSKWNIDVAVLEKGHLSAAIDNNLLGDINTSLFQAGIQVFYVQKDSKTLEDIFLEMTN; via the coding sequence ATGGTATCAAAAGTTCTAGAAATAGAAAACCTGAAAAAGCAAATAAAAAACAAAGAAATTGTCAAGGACGTCAGTTTAGCAGTCAATGAAGCTGAGGTTTTTGGCTTCCTAGGCCCTAACGGAGCTGGAAAAACAACCACAATCCGTATGATAGTAGGGTTAATTAAACCTACACAAGGGACTGTTCGGATAGGTGGATATGACGTGCAAAGGCAGTTTACTAAAGCGATGGAGCATGTCGGATGTATAATAGAAAGTCCTGATATGTACCGATATATGTCTGGGCTGGCTAATTTAAAGCATTTTGCTAACATGCATAAAGGGGTTACGCAAAAACGTATTGATGAAGTAGTAGAACTTGTCGGTCTGAAAGAACGCATACATGATAGGGTTGAAGAATATTCCACAGGTATGTGTCAGCGTCTAGGCTTGGCGCAGGCAATTATGAGTAAGCCAAAGCTATTGATTCTTGATGAGCCAACTAATGGCTTAGATCCTAGTGGAATTCGCGAGTTTCGCGAGTTAGTTCGAATGTTAGCTGAACAGGAAGGTATGGGTGTCTTTGTTTCTAGTCATATATTATCTGAAATCCAGCTTATGTGTGATAAGGTAGGCTTTATCAGGAACGGTACATTACTTAAAACAGCTTCGATAGCTGAGCTAACAAAAGACCAAAAAACCTACTGGCAAGTATCGGATGCTGAACAAGCTATTAGGATATTTAAGAGCAAATGGAATATAGATGTTGCAGTTTTAGAAAAGGGACATCTATCAGCGGCAATTGACAATAACTTACTAGGGGATATAAACACTTCATTGTTTCAAGCGGGGATACAAGTTTTTTACGTACAAAAGGATTCTAAGACCTTAGAGGACATATTTTTAGAAATGACCAATTGA
- a CDS encoding esterase family protein — protein MKVDYKAWYSKELGQKMEFKIYGDSGKPVLAFPATNGRFYDFENFGIIDACKDYIANGQIQLYTLDSVDQQSWLNKHISAQKKVARHKQYVSYIMKEIVPFIQNNSTHNGSFMVTGCGMGGYHSANFYFRYPNIFDSMISLSGLYSLDFAVGDYVDEDIYFNSPIAYLTNLTDANYLNKYCGGCIVIATGQGAGYWEEQSLKDVYALKGILEQKNIFAWVDIWGHDVTHDWYWWRKMLPYFLSHCGMKKECRRTT, from the coding sequence ATGAAAGTTGATTATAAGGCTTGGTACAGCAAAGAACTAGGCCAAAAAATGGAGTTTAAAATCTATGGTGATTCTGGGAAGCCTGTGTTAGCTTTTCCTGCAACAAATGGCCGCTTCTATGATTTTGAAAACTTCGGCATTATAGATGCATGTAAAGACTATATAGCTAACGGTCAAATACAATTATATACATTAGACAGCGTAGACCAGCAATCGTGGTTAAACAAGCATATATCAGCTCAAAAAAAAGTAGCAAGACATAAGCAATACGTTTCATATATTATGAAAGAAATTGTACCTTTCATACAGAATAATAGTACGCACAATGGTAGCTTTATGGTAACAGGCTGCGGCATGGGTGGCTATCACAGTGCTAATTTTTACTTCCGTTATCCAAATATCTTTGATAGCATGATTTCCTTAAGTGGACTTTATAGTTTAGATTTTGCAGTTGGTGATTACGTAGATGAGGATATCTATTTTAATTCTCCGATAGCATACCTAACAAATCTAACCGATGCTAATTATTTAAATAAATACTGTGGCGGCTGCATTGTCATTGCCACTGGACAGGGAGCAGGATACTGGGAAGAGCAATCATTGAAGGATGTCTATGCATTAAAAGGTATTTTGGAGCAGAAAAACATCTTTGCCTGGGTAGATATTTGGGGCCATGACGTTACCCACGATTGGTATTGGTGGAGAAAGATGCTGCCCTACTTTTTAAGTCATTGTGGTATGAAAAAAGAGTGTCGCAGAACTACTTAA
- a CDS encoding GDSL-type esterase/lipase family protein, with protein MVRKLWFVIIGTSLVGVVVFAIGIIQAFQVTVLNQTDISNDNGQNLQAIENNKQVDFRNREDVINIAVMGDSIARGTGDQSGYGLTKELVNVLQEQGIETEVKNIAVDGYVSEELLELIQLEANQELLKNTDIAIISIGGNDLRGLLRRDGTFLEPSGFQGRLSEYIYNLELTLQAIRDKNEDCHIVLVGLYNPFNDFLMEMMMLDTEYMDYFLEWNYQAQRLIEQDKLAIYLPTYDLFKWNTEQYISYDNIHPNAEGYQAISKRLANYFRSAIGL; from the coding sequence ATGGTGCGCAAATTATGGTTTGTGATTATCGGAACGTCTCTGGTAGGTGTGGTTGTGTTTGCAATCGGCATAATACAGGCCTTTCAGGTCACAGTTTTGAACCAAACGGATATAAGTAATGACAACGGGCAAAATCTGCAAGCAATAGAAAATAATAAACAAGTAGATTTTAGAAACCGTGAAGATGTCATTAATATTGCAGTTATGGGAGATTCAATTGCCCGAGGGACGGGAGACCAATCTGGCTACGGACTAACCAAAGAGCTTGTAAATGTATTGCAAGAGCAAGGCATTGAAACAGAAGTGAAAAATATAGCAGTTGATGGTTACGTGTCCGAGGAGCTACTAGAGTTAATTCAATTAGAAGCTAATCAGGAATTGTTAAAGAACACGGACATAGCGATTATTTCTATTGGAGGCAATGATCTTCGTGGCCTGCTAAGGCGGGATGGGACATTTTTAGAACCCTCAGGATTTCAGGGGCGGTTGTCAGAGTACATATATAATCTAGAGCTGACTTTACAAGCTATTAGAGACAAAAACGAAGATTGCCATATTGTATTAGTCGGATTATATAATCCATTCAATGATTTTTTAATGGAGATGATGATGCTTGATACAGAATATATGGACTATTTCTTAGAATGGAACTACCAGGCACAGCGGCTTATTGAGCAGGACAAGCTAGCTATATACCTGCCAACATATGATTTGTTTAAATGGAACACAGAGCAGTATATATCCTATGATAATATTCATCCAAATGCTGAGGGTTATCAAGCGATTTCGAAAAGGTTAGCAAATTATTTTCGTTCGGCTATCGGGCTGTGA
- a CDS encoding bacteriohemerythrin — translation MFIWTEQLATGNKQIDDQHKEIFRKADEVFKLTATENIDQDSKEKLLKDFKFLISYMFEHFNAEENLMKQCNYEDFESHKAEHTQFIKKVGKLNKKLKETGYDIEFAEDLKYIIVELLVEHINETDKRFVDSVK, via the coding sequence GTGTTCATCTGGACGGAGCAGCTGGCGACAGGGAATAAGCAAATTGATGACCAACATAAGGAAATATTTCGAAAGGCGGATGAAGTGTTTAAGCTAACGGCAACGGAAAATATAGACCAAGATAGTAAAGAAAAGCTGCTAAAGGACTTTAAATTTCTAATATCTTATATGTTTGAACACTTTAATGCAGAAGAAAATCTGATGAAGCAATGTAATTACGAAGATTTTGAAAGCCATAAAGCAGAGCATACTCAGTTTATTAAAAAAGTCGGCAAATTAAATAAAAAACTAAAAGAAACGGGCTATGACATAGAGTTTGCAGAGGACTTAAAATATATTATTGTAGAATTATTAGTAGAGCATATTAATGAAACAGATAAGAGATTTGTTGATAGCGTAAAGTAG
- the amrS gene encoding AmmeMemoRadiSam system radical SAM enzyme: MKEALFYERESTYVICKLCPHHCHLKDTKIGKCGMRQNNQGILYSLNYGKIAALQIDPIEKKPLYQFLPGTKTLSFGSFGCNFTCVFCQNHHIAQEKDIKSIAPTSHMIPEQIVGLALEYDTPSISYTYNEPTIFYEFMLDTAKLAKEKQLSNVIVSNGYIEEEPLKELLPYIDAVNIDLKSFTNDCYTDYMGGMLEPVKRTIEIAAKRIHVEVTTLVVTKINDNIEEIEELAAWLASIRSDIPLHLSRYFPNYKYDEQATELQLMYKAEQVAKKHLQHVYLGNM; encoded by the coding sequence ATGAAGGAAGCTCTATTTTATGAACGTGAATCCACATATGTTATATGTAAGCTGTGTCCGCATCATTGTCACCTTAAGGATACAAAGATTGGCAAATGTGGCATGCGCCAGAATAATCAAGGCATACTATATTCCTTAAACTATGGCAAAATTGCAGCATTGCAGATTGACCCGATTGAGAAGAAGCCACTATATCAGTTCCTGCCAGGAACAAAAACATTATCATTTGGCAGCTTTGGCTGTAACTTTACCTGTGTGTTCTGTCAAAATCATCATATCGCACAGGAGAAGGATATTAAGTCTATTGCTCCTACAAGCCATATGATACCTGAACAAATTGTTGGGTTGGCGCTCGAGTATGACACACCGTCTATTTCTTACACATACAATGAGCCGACTATTTTTTATGAATTTATGCTAGATACAGCGAAACTAGCAAAGGAAAAACAGCTAAGCAATGTAATAGTGTCCAATGGCTATATAGAAGAAGAGCCACTGAAGGAATTACTACCCTATATTGACGCTGTGAATATTGACTTGAAAAGCTTTACTAATGATTGCTATACAGACTATATGGGTGGTATGCTAGAACCAGTCAAAAGGACAATTGAAATAGCAGCCAAACGAATTCATGTAGAGGTAACCACCCTCGTTGTGACAAAGATAAACGATAACATTGAGGAAATAGAAGAACTTGCTGCTTGGCTGGCATCGATAAGATCTGACATACCGTTACACCTATCAAGGTACTTCCCTAACTACAAATACGATGAACAAGCGACGGAGCTACAGCTAATGTATAAGGCTGAGCAAGTAGCAAAAAAACACCTGCAACACGTTTATCTTGGAAACATGTAA
- a CDS encoding ABC transporter permease has translation MFLLLSLIENEVVKVLYRRKLGIVFLIITLLVLLFAYGEHYRSERTMERMAERLGIEHTGDWRPMVEQQLRDHQNRLDNPYITDSRRASIQLEVEQYEYYLEKGINPLVMGSATFTRSFMEQSILLFLPLLVMVLVTDIVSGEYSSRTIKLLLTKPIPRWKILMSKLVTMLVLVTILAIMIAAVAATISSILFGYGGWNAPVPTGFTVINGHLDTTNVVNIPQWQLIFMVYGLAWVVGITIGALTLMVSVLVKNTGIAIGVMMSVLIAGGFMRVFLNDWPIIKYLFMLNLNITNYLSGSMQPVEGMTFLFSFTVLVVWAFAAIVISFYVFNKQDVLA, from the coding sequence GTGTTTCTGTTGCTGTCTTTAATTGAGAATGAAGTAGTGAAGGTATTATATAGAAGGAAGCTCGGGATTGTTTTTCTTATTATTACATTACTAGTATTATTATTTGCTTATGGAGAGCATTATCGTTCAGAACGGACGATGGAGCGAATGGCGGAGCGCTTAGGAATTGAACATACAGGCGATTGGCGGCCTATGGTTGAGCAACAGCTAAGGGATCATCAGAATAGGTTAGATAATCCGTACATCACAGATTCTCGAAGGGCGAGCATACAGCTAGAAGTAGAGCAATATGAATATTATTTGGAGAAAGGAATCAATCCTTTAGTTATGGGTAGTGCTACTTTTACCCGCTCATTTATGGAGCAGTCAATTCTGTTGTTTCTACCACTGCTTGTTATGGTTTTGGTTACAGATATTGTCTCTGGTGAATATTCAAGCCGAACAATCAAGCTATTGCTAACGAAACCAATACCACGGTGGAAAATTCTTATGAGTAAACTAGTGACTATGCTAGTTTTAGTTACAATATTAGCTATAATGATTGCTGCTGTAGCCGCGACGATTTCAAGTATTCTTTTTGGTTATGGTGGATGGAATGCACCTGTGCCTACAGGATTCACTGTTATCAACGGGCACTTAGATACGACAAATGTTGTAAATATACCACAATGGCAGTTAATATTTATGGTGTATGGATTAGCTTGGGTAGTAGGTATAACAATAGGCGCCCTTACACTAATGGTCTCAGTCTTAGTTAAGAATACAGGAATTGCTATTGGTGTGATGATGTCGGTGCTTATAGCTGGCGGTTTTATGCGTGTATTTCTAAATGATTGGCCAATTATTAAATACCTATTTATGCTAAATCTAAACATCACTAATTATTTGTCTGGTTCTATGCAACCAGTTGAAGGAATGACGTTTTTATTCTCATTTACAGTCCTAGTTGTATGGGCTTTTGCAGCAATAGTAATTAGTTTCTATGTATTTAATAAGCAGGATGTACTGGCATAG
- a CDS encoding response regulator transcription factor, which produces MHKILIIEDSSMLRTHIKSALQNNGYEDVVAIETADLMIDSPYLYLQNVKLIIMDIGLPGTNGIDATHWLRNHSEYNTIPVIFLTSRSDIPTVKNALNAGGVDYIVKPFEEKQLIKRVENILKNQLLKQENRVPYIDDKEIEKLLSIEYSRAIRGKQSVAFMRVKVEGNLIQRAVVKMAEVLREIDQILIRKNKAILLILPLTDEAGTKIVLDKITKSLGMDDIVIKESNVVNVTADRDATSLAKLVAGVLS; this is translated from the coding sequence GTGCACAAGATACTAATTATTGAAGATTCAAGCATGCTTAGAACGCATATTAAAAGCGCATTACAAAATAATGGGTACGAAGATGTAGTAGCAATAGAGACAGCAGATTTAATGATTGACTCGCCATATCTCTATTTGCAAAACGTAAAACTAATTATTATGGATATAGGCCTTCCAGGAACAAACGGAATTGATGCGACACATTGGTTAAGAAATCATAGTGAATATAATACGATTCCAGTGATATTTCTAACTAGTAGGAGTGATATACCTACAGTGAAAAACGCACTCAATGCAGGTGGAGTTGACTATATTGTCAAACCCTTTGAGGAAAAGCAGTTAATAAAAAGGGTGGAAAATATCCTTAAAAATCAACTTCTTAAGCAGGAAAATCGAGTTCCGTATATAGATGATAAGGAAATTGAAAAACTACTAAGTATAGAATATAGTCGAGCAATTCGTGGGAAACAGTCAGTTGCTTTTATGAGGGTTAAGGTTGAGGGCAATCTAATTCAGAGAGCTGTTGTAAAAATGGCTGAAGTATTAAGGGAAATCGATCAAATATTAATTCGAAAAAACAAAGCTATATTACTAATACTACCGTTAACTGATGAAGCAGGAACTAAGATTGTTTTAGATAAAATAACAAAGAGCCTGGGCATGGATGATATAGTAATAAAGGAATCGAATGTGGTTAATGTAACTGCAGATAGAGATGCAACGTCATTGGCAAAACTTGTTGCGGGAGTACTATCTTAA
- a CDS encoding thioredoxin domain-containing protein → MTNNNMQPNRLKNEKSPYLLQHVLNPVNWYPWCDEAFEKAQAENKPIFLSIGYSTCHWCHVMERESFEDEQIAKYLNEHYISIKVDREERPDVDHIYMTACQAMTGHGGWPLSVFMTPDKKPFYIGTYFPPESKWGKPGFIEVIQQLHEKWENEHDKVLAASEQMVKSVEPRYSKFEPGEVEYRTLTRAYKQFAADYDTKFGGFGGAPKFPTPHNLMFLLRYWKQTGDEQALNMVEKTLDSMYRGGIYDHIGFGFARYSTDQQWLIPHFEKMLYDNALLAYTYLEAYQATGKDDYARAADEIFTYVLRDMTDEQGGFCSAEDADSEGEEGKFYVWTPQEVNDILDFEDAALYCKVYDISECANFENKSIPNLINTSYVRIAHEYGISQEELRTRLEQIRLKLFDARDKRIKPLKDDKILTAWNGLMIAAFAKGAQVLKKPIYKDVARRSIDFIMTYLRRSDGRLLARFRDGESKYLAYLDDYAFLIWGLIEQYEASFEMRYLEQAIELHQQMKELFWDEQKHGYFFYGNDGEELISRPKEIYDGAIPSGNSVAVYNALRLARITGKQEYEQEAEQIMRAFAGTINEYPRAYSFFLIAIQFALGNTGRRPPITEDSKDIQELVPTDEAQAQIQTQAQTQYQTQSQPQA, encoded by the coding sequence ATGACGAACAATAATATGCAGCCTAATAGATTAAAAAATGAGAAAAGCCCTTATTTGCTACAACATGTACTTAATCCTGTAAATTGGTATCCCTGGTGTGATGAAGCATTCGAGAAGGCTCAAGCAGAGAATAAGCCGATCTTTTTAAGTATAGGCTATTCGACTTGCCATTGGTGTCATGTCATGGAGCGGGAGAGCTTTGAAGATGAACAGATAGCTAAATACTTAAACGAGCATTATATCTCAATAAAAGTAGACCGCGAAGAACGACCAGATGTAGATCATATATATATGACTGCTTGTCAAGCAATGACAGGACATGGAGGCTGGCCTCTGTCGGTTTTTATGACACCTGACAAAAAGCCATTCTATATTGGCACCTATTTTCCGCCTGAATCCAAATGGGGTAAACCTGGTTTTATAGAAGTCATTCAACAGCTACATGAGAAGTGGGAGAATGAGCACGACAAAGTGTTGGCAGCAAGTGAACAGATGGTGAAATCGGTAGAGCCGCGCTATAGTAAGTTTGAGCCAGGTGAGGTCGAGTATAGAACATTGACGCGTGCGTATAAACAGTTTGCCGCTGATTATGATACTAAGTTTGGCGGATTTGGTGGGGCGCCTAAATTTCCGACACCCCATAATCTAATGTTCCTACTTCGCTACTGGAAACAAACTGGCGATGAGCAGGCATTAAACATGGTAGAAAAGACGTTAGACTCAATGTATCGAGGTGGCATTTATGATCATATAGGCTTTGGATTTGCAAGATATTCTACCGATCAGCAGTGGTTAATCCCTCATTTTGAAAAAATGCTATACGACAATGCTCTGCTAGCATATACGTACTTAGAGGCATATCAAGCTACAGGGAAGGACGACTATGCCCGTGCTGCTGACGAGATTTTCACCTATGTTTTGCGTGATATGACTGACGAACAGGGTGGGTTTTGCTCTGCCGAAGACGCAGACTCTGAAGGAGAAGAAGGTAAATTTTATGTGTGGACACCTCAGGAGGTCAACGATATTTTGGATTTTGAAGATGCTGCACTCTATTGCAAGGTGTACGATATTAGCGAATGTGCGAATTTTGAAAACAAAAGCATCCCTAATTTAATCAATACTTCCTATGTACGGATTGCCCATGAGTACGGAATTTCTCAGGAGGAGTTACGTACAAGGCTTGAGCAAATTAGACTAAAGTTATTTGATGCAAGAGACAAACGAATTAAGCCCCTTAAAGACGATAAAATTCTAACAGCGTGGAATGGATTAATGATTGCCGCTTTTGCTAAAGGTGCCCAGGTTTTAAAGAAACCAATCTATAAAGACGTAGCTCGTAGGTCGATTGATTTCATAATGACGTATTTGCGACGTTCAGATGGACGTTTGCTAGCTAGATTTCGTGATGGCGAGTCAAAGTATTTAGCGTACTTAGATGATTATGCTTTTCTAATTTGGGGTCTTATTGAGCAATATGAAGCCAGCTTTGAGATGCGTTATTTAGAGCAGGCAATTGAATTGCATCAGCAGATGAAGGAGTTATTCTGGGATGAGCAGAAGCACGGATACTTCTTCTATGGCAATGATGGCGAGGAATTAATTAGCCGTCCTAAGGAAATATATGATGGTGCAATTCCGTCTGGCAATTCAGTAGCAGTGTATAATGCCCTTCGATTAGCAAGGATTACTGGAAAGCAAGAGTACGAGCAGGAGGCCGAACAAATAATGAGGGCCTTTGCTGGTACGATTAACGAGTATCCTCGGGCCTATAGCTTCTTCTTAATTGCTATTCAGTTTGCCCTTGGTAATACGGGCCGTAGACCACCAATTACAGAAGATAGTAAGGACATACAAGAACTAGTGCCCACAGACGAAGCGCAAGCACAAATTCAAACTCAAGCACAAACACAATACCAAACACAATCACAACCCCAAGCATAA
- a CDS encoding patatin-like phospholipase family protein produces MEILTTGLVLEGGGLRCVFTGGVLEYFMEQSFYVSYVIGVSAGACSGTSYVSRQRGRNKQVTIGYVRDPRYISYLSFLRGKGLLGMDFLFDEIPNKLVPLDRLALKSAVEKMIVVATDCETGNAVYFDKDVCSNYDEAVRASSSLPFVTPSVELDGMILVDGGVADSIPIRKSIADGNQKNIIILTRERGYRKPVRQSSSIKKWLIKRYYHNYPNLIKALELRNQRYNETLDYIEELEKQGKVLIIQPKAPVTVNRLDKDTNKLEEFYLQGYKQAANRFQEIVDFTRSI; encoded by the coding sequence GTGGAGATATTGACAACTGGATTAGTTTTAGAAGGCGGTGGACTCCGCTGCGTATTTACGGGTGGAGTTCTAGAATATTTTATGGAGCAAAGCTTTTATGTGTCATATGTAATTGGTGTGTCCGCAGGTGCCTGCAGTGGCACTTCGTATGTATCTAGACAGCGGGGCAGGAACAAGCAGGTTACCATTGGCTATGTTCGAGATCCACGCTATATAAGCTATTTGAGTTTTTTGCGTGGTAAAGGGCTGCTAGGAATGGATTTCCTATTTGATGAAATCCCGAATAAGCTTGTACCACTAGACAGACTAGCGTTGAAAAGCGCCGTAGAGAAAATGATTGTCGTCGCAACAGATTGTGAGACTGGCAACGCCGTTTATTTCGATAAAGACGTATGCTCGAACTATGATGAAGCAGTACGTGCATCTAGTAGCTTACCCTTTGTTACTCCTAGCGTTGAGCTAGATGGAATGATTTTAGTAGATGGTGGTGTAGCTGACTCGATACCGATTCGGAAATCGATTGCAGATGGCAATCAGAAAAACATCATCATTTTAACAAGGGAACGGGGCTATCGTAAGCCAGTACGGCAATCTAGCTCTATCAAGAAATGGCTAATAAAACGATATTATCATAACTATCCAAACCTTATTAAAGCACTGGAATTAAGGAACCAACGGTACAATGAAACATTGGACTATATAGAAGAACTGGAAAAGCAGGGTAAGGTACTTATTATTCAACCTAAAGCACCAGTAACAGTAAATCGCTTAGATAAAGACACGAACAAGCTAGAAGAATTTTATCTGCAGGGGTACAAGCAGGCAGCGAATAGGTTCCAGGAAATTGTAGATTTCACGCGAAGCATATGA